In Polaribacter sp. Hel_I_88, the following proteins share a genomic window:
- a CDS encoding DUF6370 family protein — MKKIIVLSFLIIVACQTKLKVSVLEAPIACGQCQFDLEGDGCNLAVKINDKAYFVEGFSIDDFGDAHDEQTGFCNVVRKAKIEGEIVSNKFVASSIKLIE; from the coding sequence ATGAAAAAAATAATCGTTTTAAGCTTTTTAATTATAGTAGCCTGCCAAACAAAATTAAAAGTTAGTGTTTTAGAAGCACCAATTGCATGTGGGCAATGTCAATTTGATTTAGAAGGCGATGGTTGCAATTTAGCTGTAAAAATTAATGATAAAGCCTATTTTGTTGAGGGTTTTAGCATTGATGATTTTGGAGATGCTCATGATGAACAAACAGGTTTTTGTAATGTAGTTAGAAAAGCAAAAATTGAAGGTGAAATTGTCTCTAATAAATTTGTAGCTTCTTCAATAAAATTAATTGAATAA
- a CDS encoding zinc ribbon domain-containing protein, translated as MSNQIRNYTCPKCNNKTYKLGQMRATGGTLSKIFDIQNQKFTSVTCEKCTYTEFYKTKTSAISNVFDFFTS; from the coding sequence ATGAGCAATCAAATTAGAAATTATACCTGTCCTAAATGCAATAACAAAACCTATAAATTAGGTCAAATGCGAGCAACTGGAGGAACTTTATCTAAAATTTTTGACATTCAAAATCAGAAATTTACAAGCGTAACCTGCGAAAAATGTACATATACCGAATTTTATAAAACAAAAACAAGCGCAATTAGCAACGTTTTCGACTTTTTTACAAGTTAA
- a CDS encoding glutamine--tRNA ligase/YqeY domain fusion protein: MSEEKNSLNFLEHIIEEDLANGMPKEDLRFRFPPEPNGYLHIGHTKAIGISFGLGEKYNAPVNLRFDDTNPAKEEQEYVDAIKKDISWLGYSWANECYSSDYFQQLYDWAILLIKDGKAYVDSQSSEEMRAQKGTPTQVGTNSPFRNRSVEENLELFQGMKDGKFKEGEHTLRAKIDMESPNMLLRDPLMYRIMYKTHHRTGDDWCIYPMYDWTHGESDYIEQISHSLCSLEFKPHRELYDWFKENVLEYSKSEYPNPPKQREFSRLNLSYTIMSKRKLLTLVENGIVAGWDDPRMPTISGLRRRGYTPESIKSFIETVGVSKRENVIDVALLEFKIREDLNKNAPRVMAVLDPVKVVITNYPEDTEEMLDANYNDYEDGFGSREVPFSREIYIEKEDFREEANKKFFRLKLGSEVRLKNAYFIKANSCTKDADGNVIEIQCTYDPLTKSGMDTEESKRKVKGTLHWVSVKHAIKAEVRAYDRLFLDEAPDSHKDKDFMEFINPNSLEIIEAFVEPSLQSAEIGERFQFQRMGYFNVDDDSTKEHLVFNKIVGLRDSWSKK, from the coding sequence ATGTCTGAAGAGAAGAATTCGCTCAATTTTTTAGAGCATATTATAGAAGAAGATTTGGCAAATGGAATGCCAAAAGAGGATTTACGTTTTCGTTTTCCACCAGAACCAAATGGTTATTTACACATTGGGCACACAAAAGCCATTGGAATTAGTTTTGGTTTGGGTGAAAAATACAATGCACCAGTTAATTTGCGTTTTGACGATACAAACCCTGCAAAAGAGGAGCAAGAATATGTAGATGCTATTAAGAAAGATATTTCTTGGTTGGGGTATTCTTGGGCTAATGAATGCTATTCTTCTGATTATTTTCAGCAACTTTATGATTGGGCAATTCTGTTGATAAAAGATGGAAAAGCGTATGTAGATTCTCAATCATCAGAAGAAATGAGAGCGCAAAAAGGAACGCCAACTCAGGTTGGAACAAATAGTCCTTTTAGAAATAGATCTGTGGAAGAAAACTTGGAGTTGTTTCAAGGAATGAAAGATGGAAAATTCAAAGAAGGTGAGCATACTTTGCGTGCTAAGATTGATATGGAATCTCCAAATATGTTACTACGTGATCCTTTAATGTACAGAATTATGTACAAAACGCATCATAGAACTGGAGATGATTGGTGCATTTACCCAATGTACGATTGGACGCATGGAGAAAGCGATTATATTGAGCAAATTTCGCATTCTTTATGTTCTTTAGAGTTTAAACCTCACAGAGAATTGTACGATTGGTTTAAAGAAAATGTTTTAGAGTATAGCAAATCTGAATACCCAAATCCGCCAAAACAACGTGAGTTTTCTCGTTTGAATTTGAGTTATACAATTATGAGTAAACGTAAATTGTTAACGTTGGTTGAGAATGGAATTGTGGCTGGTTGGGATGATCCAAGAATGCCAACAATTTCTGGTTTACGTAGACGTGGTTATACTCCAGAATCTATAAAAAGTTTTATAGAAACTGTTGGAGTTTCTAAACGTGAAAATGTAATTGATGTAGCACTTTTAGAGTTTAAAATTCGTGAAGATTTAAATAAAAATGCACCAAGAGTAATGGCTGTTTTAGACCCTGTAAAAGTGGTAATTACAAATTATCCTGAGGATACAGAGGAAATGTTAGATGCCAATTATAATGATTATGAAGATGGTTTTGGCAGCAGAGAAGTTCCTTTTTCTAGAGAAATTTATATTGAAAAAGAGGATTTTAGAGAAGAAGCAAATAAGAAGTTTTTTAGATTGAAGTTGGGTAGCGAAGTTCGTTTAAAAAACGCTTATTTTATAAAAGCAAACAGCTGTACAAAAGATGCTGATGGAAATGTTATTGAAATTCAATGTACCTACGATCCATTAACAAAATCTGGCATGGACACTGAAGAAAGCAAGCGTAAAGTAAAAGGAACTTTGCATTGGGTTTCTGTAAAACATGCTATCAAAGCAGAAGTAAGAGCTTATGATCGATTGTTTTTAGATGAAGCTCCAGACTCTCATAAAGACAAAGATTTTATGGAATTTATCAACCCTAATTCTTTAGAAATTATTGAAGCTTTTGTTGAACCAAGTTTACAGTCTGCTGAAATTGGTGAACGTTTTCAATTTCAAAGAATGGGTTATTTTAATGTTGATGACGATTCTACAAAAGAACATTTAGTTTTTAATAAAATTGTTGGGTTGAGGGATAGTTGGTCTAAAAAGTAA